A region of uncultured Desulfobacter sp. DNA encodes the following proteins:
- a CDS encoding phosphate/phosphite/phosphonate ABC transporter substrate-binding protein, with protein MKIKWMVAITSYILLLWLPGYAQSLSRELNISIFPCTDAANSFRKFHSLAVYLQQSSGLKISLVFHDDLASYERALKNGNLDFAIQDPHVYVKLADKYNNACILQALTLDQKTTQSGVVIVRKDSGLKCIMDLKDKTVMFGPKLSSPRWIAARNIFEKNGLQLDRDLRDFSNRGCCEDVAFNVFLNVVDAGVVCDHFLQEQDNRQPELGLDTRQLIVVAVTDQVPTKIFSAGKYVRADDIVTITRALIHLDLRNSEHRRILENADLGGFRNLSAQDLSQIRESLARMQVN; from the coding sequence ATGAAGATCAAATGGATGGTGGCTATTACATCGTATATTTTACTGCTGTGGCTTCCTGGTTATGCCCAGTCTTTGTCCCGGGAGTTGAATATATCCATATTTCCCTGCACGGATGCGGCCAACAGTTTTAGAAAATTTCATTCGCTGGCGGTGTATCTTCAACAATCCAGCGGACTGAAAATTTCTCTGGTTTTTCATGATGATCTGGCCAGTTATGAACGGGCACTGAAAAACGGCAACCTTGATTTTGCGATTCAGGACCCCCATGTGTATGTCAAACTGGCGGATAAGTACAATAATGCCTGTATTCTGCAGGCATTGACCTTGGACCAAAAGACAACTCAAAGCGGTGTTGTTATTGTCCGAAAGGATAGCGGCCTGAAATGCATCATGGATCTTAAGGACAAAACCGTCATGTTCGGCCCCAAATTGTCATCACCACGATGGATTGCCGCCAGAAATATATTTGAAAAGAACGGACTTCAGCTCGACCGGGATCTGCGTGATTTTTCCAACAGAGGATGCTGTGAGGATGTGGCATTTAATGTGTTTTTAAACGTCGTTGATGCCGGTGTGGTCTGTGATCATTTTCTTCAGGAGCAAGACAACCGGCAGCCGGAGCTTGGCCTGGATACCAGGCAGCTTATTGTGGTTGCCGTGACTGATCAAGTGCCCACAAAAATTTTCAGCGCCGGCAAATATGTCAGGGCGGATGATATTGTCACGATCACCCGTGCCTTGATACATCTTGACCTTCGGAATTCAGAACACCGCCGCATTCTTGAAAACGCTGATCTGGGAGGGTTTCGAAATTTATCGGCCCAGGATTTAAGCCAGATTCGGGAATCGCTGGCACGAATGCAGGTCAATTGA